CGCCACGCACGCCCGCATCCTCGAGAAGGAGGACGGCCGGCTCGACTTCGCGCTGCCCGCCGCGCGCCTCGCGCAGCGCGTGCGCGCCTTCACGCCGTGGCCGGGCGCGTTCACCTCGCTCGGCGGGAAGCTGCTCAAGGTGCACGCCGCCCGACCCCTGCCCGAGGGCGCCGGGCTCGCCCCGGGCGAGGCGCGGGCCGCCGCCGGCGGGATCGCGGTCGGCTGCGGCGAGGGCAGCGCGCTCCTCCTCGAGGAGGTGCAGCTCGAAGGCAAGCGGCGCGCCGCCGCCGCCGAGTTCGTGAAGGGCCAGCCGCTCGCCGCCGGCACGGTGCTCGGCCGATGACGGGGCGCGAGCTCGCGTTCCAGGTGCTCCGGCGGGTCGAGGAGGGCGGCGCCTTCGCCTCGCGCGCCCTCGACGCCGCGCTGGCGCAGGCCGGGGCGCTCGACCCGCGCGAGGCGGGGCTCGCCACCGAGCTCGTCTACGGCACGCTCCGGCGCGCGCTCTCGCTCGACGCCGCCCTGGCCCGCCACGCCTCCCGCCCGCTCGCCGAGGTCGATCCGGCGGCGCGCGTGGCGCTCCGGCTCGGCGCCTACCAGCTCCTCCACCTCGGCACGCCGCCGCACGCGGCGGTGAGCGAGGCGGTCTCGCTGGCGCGCTCGGCCGAGCACGGCCGCGCCGCGGGGTTCGTGAACGCGGTGCTGCGGGCGCTGGCGCGCGACCCGCGCCCGGCCCCGGCGCCGGCGCTCGCCGAGGACCCGGCCGGCCACGTCGCCCTCGCCGAGGCCCTGCCGCGCTGGCTGGCCGAGGAGTGGGTGGCCTGGCTCGGGCCGGAGGAGGCGCTCCTGCTCGCCCGCGCCATGAACCAGCCGGCGCCCCTCACCCTGCGCGCGCAGGACCGGGCCGCCCTGGCGACCCGGCTCGCGGCGGCGCGCCTCGACGTCCGGCCGGCCCTCCACGCGCCGGAGGGGCTGGTGGTGACGGGCGCGTCGGTCTCGGCGGTCGCGCGCGCCGCCGCCGGCGCGCCGTTCCAGGTGCAGGACGAGGCCGCGCAGCTCGTCTCGCTGCTCGCCGCCGGCGAGCTCCGCGGGCGGGACGCCCGGGTGCTCGACGCCTGCGCCGCGCCGGGCGGCAAGACCTTCCACCTCGCCGAGCTGCTCGGCCCCGGCGGCGAGGTGGTCGCCCTCGAGGTCCACCCGCGCAAGGCGGAGGAGCTGCGCAAGGAGGCGGAGCGGCGGGGCCTCGGCGGCCGGGTGCGGGTGGTCTGCGCCGACGCGTCGAAGCCCGTGCCCGGCCTCGCCGCCGGGAGCTTCGACGCGGTGCTGGTGGACGCGCCGTGCACCGGCACCGGCACGCTGCGCCGCCACCCCGAGCTGAAGCTCCGCCGCGCCGCCGGCGACCCGGCGCGCATGGCCGGCCCGCAGCGCGCGCTGCTCGCCGCCTGCGCCGGCTACGCCCGCGCCGGCGCGCCCGTGACCTACTCGGTGTGCGCGCTCTCCCGCGCCGAGGGGCCGGAGATCGCCGCCTGGGCCGCCGGGCAGGGGCTCCGGCGCGCGCCGCCGCCCCCGGGGTTTCCGTCCGCCGTGCTGGACGCGGCGGGCGACCTCCTCACCCTGCCGCACCGGCACGGGTGCGACGGGTTCTACGGGGTGAGGTTCACGGCGGGGTGACCTCGACCTCGACCTCGACCGCGAGCGCGACCGCGAGCGCGAGCGCGACCGCGAGCGCGACCGCGACCGCCCTTCCCGGTTAAGCTCCACCCATGCCGCTGCCCATCCGCATCGCGCCCTCCATCCTCTCCGCCGACTTCGGCCGCCTGGCCGAGGAGGTGCGCGCGGCGGAGGCCGCCGGCGCGGACTGGATCCACGTCGACGTCATGGACGGCCGGTTCGTGCCGAACATCACCATCGGGCCGCTGGTGGTGGAGGCGGTCCGGCGCGTGACGAAGCTGCCCATCGACGCGCACCTCATGATCGTGGAGCCGGAGCGGTACGTGGAGGCGTTCGCCAAGGCGGGCGCCGACCTGGTGTCGGTCCACGCCGAGGTCTCGCCGCACCTGCACCGGACCCTGCAGGCCATCCGCGCCGCGGGCGCGCGCCCGGCGGTGGCCCTCAACCCGTCCACCCCGCTCTCGGCCGTCGAGTGGGTGCTCTCCGACTGCGAGATGGTGCTGCTCATGACGGTGAACCCGGGCTTCGGCGGCCAGCGCTACATCGCGGCCTGCACCGACAAGGTGCGGCAGCTGCGGGCGCTCGCGGACGCGCGCGGCCTGGCGCTCGAGATCGAGGTGGACGGCGGCATCAAGGCCGACACCATCGGCGAGGTGGCCGCGGCCGGCGCCAACGCCTTCGTGGCCGGGACGGCGGTCTTCGGGGCGAAGGACTACGCCGGCGCGATCCGCGCTCTGCGCGAGGGCGCGGCGCGCGCGCGCTGACCGCGCCTAGCGCGCCAGCTCGATCGCGACCCGCGCCAGGCCGCGCTCCAGCATCCCGAGAGCGCGCGCCGCCGCATAGGACAGGTCGACGATCCGGCCCTCCGCGAAGGGACCGCGGTCGGTCACCCGCACCACCACGCTGCGGCCGCTCTCGAGGTCGGTGACCCGCAGCAGGGTCCCGAACGGATAGCGGCGGTGGGCACAGGTCAGGGCGTGGCGGTCGTAGCGCTCCCCGCTCGCGGTGAGGCGGCCGTGCAGCCCGCGCGCGTAGTAGCTGGCGAGGCCGGTCTCGCCGCGCGGTGCCTCGGGGCGCGCCGGCTTCGGCGAGGGCGGCGGCTCCTCCGCCGACGGCCGCGGCCCCGCGTGCGAGCACGCCGCGGCGGCGAGCGCCGCCGCCAGCGCCAGGAGCCGCGCCGGCCGCGTCATCCGCCCGCCGCCCTCCGCCGCGGAAAGGCGCGGCGGATCTCGGGGTGGCGCGCCAGCTGCCGGAGCGCGCGCGCCAGCAGGGTCTTGCCCGGCTCCAGCTTGAACCAGGTCGAGGCGCCGCTCGGGTGCGGGAGGCAGATCACGTCGAGCTCCTGGCCGTGGAACTGTGCACGGATCGTGCGGCCGACCACCTCCGCCAGGGGGCCGGTCTCGCCCAGCACCTCGGCGATGGCGAGCCGCCCCACCGCGATCACCAGCCCCGGGCGGAGGGCGGCGATCTCGCGCTCGATGAAGGGGCGCGAGGCCAGGATCTCCTCCGGGGACGGCACCCGGTCCCCGCCGGAGCGGGTCTTCCCGGGAAAGCAGCGCACCACCGCCGCGATGTAGATCCGCGCCCGCGCCTCCTCCTCGGTCGCGCCGAAAGCGCGCTCGAACCAGGCGAAGAGCGTCTTCCCGGCGGTCCACGCGAACGGCCGCCCGAAGCGCGCCTCGTGCGGCCCGGGCGCCTGACCGAGGAGGAAGATGCGGCTCGCCACGGCGGGCCCGTGCACCGGTGGGCCGCAGAACCCGGGGAGTCGCAGCGCCCGGATGTCCTCGTGGACGCGCCGGAGGTCCGCGACGACCTGCGCCTCGCTCTTCACACGTCCCGCCACGGCTCCTCGCGGACGGAGTAGATCCAGCCCTCGCTGCGCGGGACGTTGGAGGGCACGCCCTGGAACCCGTCCTCCTGCGCCGCGGCCGCGCCGGCGGCCGAGAGCACCGCGTCGAGGACGAGGCCCTTCTCGTCCTCCACCACCTTGGCCGCCAGCTCCATCTCGAACTCGAGCCCGGCCGAGGTCCGCAAGGTCCGCAGGAGCGCCGCCCGCGCGCCCGACCGGTTGACGCCGTCGCGCGCGTCGTCGCGGTAGGCGCAGGTGCCGCTCAGCACGCGCGACACGTGCTCCGGCCGCACCTCCACCAGCGACGGCCGCCCGGCCTTGGGCGGATCCCAGGGGAGGAAGGAGACCTCGGCCAGCCGGGCCAGCGTGACCAGCCCGAAGAAGGTCTGCCGGTAGAGGCGCAGGTGCGAGGGCGGGAAGAGCGCCGCCCGGTAGCAGTCGGCCAGCCTGAGCCGATCCTTCCCGAGCTGGCCCTTGAAGCTCTCGGCCGCCTCGGAGAAGTCGGCGCCCGAGGGGAGGAACCGCTCCTCCAGGCCGCGGCCGAGCGTGGCGGGGCCGCGCAGCGCCTGCCGCAAGAGCCCGAGCTGGCGCAGGTGGGTCTCGGACAGGCTGAACGGAGAGTCGAGGCCGACGGTGAGCTTCCCCTCGGCCCAGCGCGCCTCCTCGGCCAGCCACCCCGCGAACTGCTCGCGGACGTCGCGCCGGCCCGGCGCGTCCTGGAACGGCCGCCACACCTGCGTCAGCTTCGGCTTGCCGCGCGTGCACTCGATCTTGGCGGCGACGATCTGGTTCCCCGCGCCCTCGAGCCCGCTCCACGCGAGCCCGAGCACGATGCCGCGCTGCGGCAGCGTCACCTTGGCCGCGGGGGCTCGCCCGTAGACCGCCGACGCGCTGCCCGTCCCGTCGCTCTCGCTCGCCATGCCCCGCCGCGCTCCCTCGAACCGCCGTGGAGGATCAGGGAGGCGTTTTGGTGCGATCCTCGCGGGAAGTCAACGTCAGACGACGCGCCGGGCCGCGCCGCGGGTCGCGCGTGCCCCGCGCACCCGGGACCCGCCCCGACGATGCATCCCTGTCGGGTATGCGAGCGCCCGCCCGGATGACGCCACGCCCGGCACGACCCATGTTGTGTCACATGGCGGTCGCAATGACATCGGGTGAAGTGCTCCTCGTCGAGGACGACCGGGCAATCCGCGATACCCTCCGCGAGCTGCTCGAGGACGAGGGCTATCGCGTCCAGTGGGCCGAGCACGGCCTCGACGCGCTGAAGCAGCTCCGCGCCGGCCTGCGCGCCGGGCAGCGGCCGCGGCTCATCCTGCTCGACCTCATGATGCCGGTGATGAACGGCTGGGAGTTCCGCGAGGCGCAACGCAGGGACCCGGCCCTGTCGCAGATCCCGGTCATCGTCCTCTCGGCCGACGACCCGCTGCGCGAGAAGGTCGTCGGGATGTCGGTGGCGGGCTGGTTCTCGAAGCCGTTCGCGATCTCGGCGCTGCTCGAGGCCATCCACCGCTGCGCCGGCGCCGCGCCCCCTCAGCGCGCCTTGGCGCGGTAGGCGTCGCGCGCCTTCACCACCTCGTCGAAGAACGGCGCCGGGACGACCTTGCCGCGCACGACCGGCCACGCCTTCTCGGCGGCGGCGAGCCAGGGCTTCGGGTCCACCTGGACCACGTCCAGCCCCTGCTTCTTCATGGCCACGATGGCGTCGTCGTTGAGCTTCTTCACGTCCGCGTCGACGCGCGCCCCGATCTCCTGGGCGATGGCGAGCAGCTTCGGGCGCAGGTCGGCCGGGATCTTGTTCCAGGCGTCCTTCTTCACCAGCGTCGCGCCGATGAGGTAGCCCCAGCGCACGTCCACCATGTGGCTCGCGCGCTCGAACAGGCGCGCGGTGAGGAAGTAGAGCGGCACGTTGGCGACGCAGTTGATCATCCCGGTCTGCAGCGACGGCACGACGTCGGTGGACGACAGCACCACCGGGCGGAAGCCGGCCGCCTTCCACGCCTCGACGCTGGCGGGGTCCCCGTCCCAGGCGAACATCTTGGCGTCGCTCATCTCGGCCGGCGTCCGGTACGGCTTGGTGCAGAAGATCCGGATGAAGCCGATCTGGGACCAGTGCAGGGCCACGTACCCGCGCTGATCGAGCATGGCGTCGAGCTGCGGCGCGACCTTGGGGAAGACGGCGTTGAACTCGGCCTCGCTCTGGATCATCCCCGGCGCCGAGAGCGCCTGCGGCTCCTTCACGATGTCGTGCATGCCGACGTTGGTGATGGCGGCGGCCTGGAGCTGGCCCACCGCCATCTTGCGCACCAT
The genomic region above belongs to Anaeromyxobacter diazotrophicus and contains:
- the rpe gene encoding ribulose-phosphate 3-epimerase, with amino-acid sequence MPLPIRIAPSILSADFGRLAEEVRAAEAAGADWIHVDVMDGRFVPNITIGPLVVEAVRRVTKLPIDAHLMIVEPERYVEAFAKAGADLVSVHAEVSPHLHRTLQAIRAAGARPAVALNPSTPLSAVEWVLSDCEMVLLMTVNPGFGGQRYIAACTDKVRQLRALADARGLALEIEVDGGIKADTIGEVAAAGANAFVAGTAVFGAKDYAGAIRALREGAARAR
- a CDS encoding uracil-DNA glycosylase family protein, whose amino-acid sequence is MAGRVKSEAQVVADLRRVHEDIRALRLPGFCGPPVHGPAVASRIFLLGQAPGPHEARFGRPFAWTAGKTLFAWFERAFGATEEEARARIYIAAVVRCFPGKTRSGGDRVPSPEEILASRPFIEREIAALRPGLVIAVGRLAIAEVLGETGPLAEVVGRTIRAQFHGQELDVICLPHPSGASTWFKLEPGKTLLARALRQLARHPEIRRAFPRRRAAGG
- a CDS encoding septal ring lytic transglycosylase RlpA family protein, whose translation is MTRPARLLALAAALAAAACSHAGPRPSAEEPPPSPKPARPEAPRGETGLASYYARGLHGRLTASGERYDRHALTCAHRRYPFGTLLRVTDLESGRSVVVRVTDRGPFAEGRIVDLSYAAARALGMLERGLARVAIELAR
- a CDS encoding response regulator; this translates as MAVAMTSGEVLLVEDDRAIRDTLRELLEDEGYRVQWAEHGLDALKQLRAGLRAGQRPRLILLDLMMPVMNGWEFREAQRRDPALSQIPVIVLSADDPLREKVVGMSVAGWFSKPFAISALLEAIHRCAGAAPPQRALAR
- a CDS encoding transcription antitermination factor NusB, whose amino-acid sequence is MTGRELAFQVLRRVEEGGAFASRALDAALAQAGALDPREAGLATELVYGTLRRALSLDAALARHASRPLAEVDPAARVALRLGAYQLLHLGTPPHAAVSEAVSLARSAEHGRAAGFVNAVLRALARDPRPAPAPALAEDPAGHVALAEALPRWLAEEWVAWLGPEEALLLARAMNQPAPLTLRAQDRAALATRLAAARLDVRPALHAPEGLVVTGASVSAVARAAAGAPFQVQDEAAQLVSLLAAGELRGRDARVLDACAAPGGKTFHLAELLGPGGEVVALEVHPRKAEELRKEAERRGLGGRVRVVCADASKPVPGLAAGSFDAVLVDAPCTGTGTLRRHPELKLRRAAGDPARMAGPQRALLAACAGYARAGAPVTYSVCALSRAEGPEIAAWAAGQGLRRAPPPPGFPSAVLDAAGDLLTLPHRHGCDGFYGVRFTAG
- a CDS encoding TRAP transporter substrate-binding protein, translated to MRKLLLAVALAALASTASAQEVVVKLGTLAPNGSTWHNLLKEMGERWAQASGGRVKLRIYAGGTQGSEGDMVRKMAVGQLQAAAITNVGMHDIVKEPQALSAPGMIQSEAEFNAVFPKVAPQLDAMLDQRGYVALHWSQIGFIRIFCTKPYRTPAEMSDAKMFAWDGDPASVEAWKAAGFRPVVLSSTDVVPSLQTGMINCVANVPLYFLTARLFERASHMVDVRWGYLIGATLVKKDAWNKIPADLRPKLLAIAQEIGARVDADVKKLNDDAIVAMKKQGLDVVQVDPKPWLAAAEKAWPVVRGKVVPAPFFDEVVKARDAYRAKAR
- a CDS encoding DUF429 domain-containing protein, with protein sequence MASESDGTGSASAVYGRAPAAKVTLPQRGIVLGLAWSGLEGAGNQIVAAKIECTRGKPKLTQVWRPFQDAPGRRDVREQFAGWLAEEARWAEGKLTVGLDSPFSLSETHLRQLGLLRQALRGPATLGRGLEERFLPSGADFSEAAESFKGQLGKDRLRLADCYRAALFPPSHLRLYRQTFFGLVTLARLAEVSFLPWDPPKAGRPSLVEVRPEHVSRVLSGTCAYRDDARDGVNRSGARAALLRTLRTSAGLEFEMELAAKVVEDEKGLVLDAVLSAAGAAAAQEDGFQGVPSNVPRSEGWIYSVREEPWRDV